GACAAGACCTTACCTTTTCTGAGATGTTGGAGTAGGAGCTCAGACAATTCTATCGTTAAGTAAAAATGCTGCACCGTTTTCCACTTGCATCTCCCCATCCAGCAAAATTGGGttacatttaggctattgtttattTTACACTATGTTGAGGTAAACATCAAagtataatgcttgtatggatgtcaatcccaatacatgttcatgtcatcAATCAACTGCCTTGCAGTTAAAACCGACTGAATACTACCACTGATTTCTGAatgctagctatgctaccagTTTATACGAACCGGAGCATAGCAGCACTTCTTCTAAATCTGAAAAGGGACaacttctaaatgttatgcagcGAAACCAGCCAAGTATATCCACATCTGATTTTAGTAACCACATTTtgggcctgttacaatacatcaatcaTGACCGATTTGGCACATCAACTTTGTTtgatcagatttgttgaatgtgtACAAATCCATCTATCCCAATTTACCTCCCTGATCTCCTTCCAGGAGTTAACTCCTTTTTGTATcataaatatgtatttattttgtgaACTTGTTCTGATAAGACTCCATGTTTGTGTTTTATACAGGATATACCGCCCCCACCTAtagtcaaccaatcatgtcaatgcggagctacacagagccctccgcattgttagCTCAATTTGGCCTCCAGCGGCTCCACAATTGCGTCACACCCTTGAAAAGGAGCCTCGGAACAACATTTCCAGATGAAGCAATAATCAGCTTTTCAAATCTAaatctatttgtcacatgcgccgagtacaaaggtgtagtagaccttactgtgaaatgcttacaagcccttaaccaacaatgcagttcaagaaatagagttaagaaaatatttactaaataaacaaaagtcaaacattttaataaaagtaacacaataacaaggctatattattttattgtacctttatttaactaggcaagtcagttaagaataaattcttatttacattgacggccaaccggggaacagtgggttaactgccttgttcaggggcagaacaacacatttttacattgtcagcccAGGGAtttaatccagcaacctttcggttactggcccaatgctccaaccattaggctacctgccaccccaacaaGGGGTACAGGTATcgggtcaatgtgcaggggtacaggttagtctaagtaatttgtacatgtaggtagggataaagtgactgcatagataatgaacagggagtagcagcagtgtaaaaacaaagggcagggggggtcaatgtaaatagttcgGGTggacatttgattaattgttcagcagtcttatggcttggtggatcccttttggacctagacttagccctttggtactgcttgccgtgtggtagcagagagaacagtctatgacttgggtgactggagtctttgacaattttttgggccttcctttgacaccgcctagtatataggtcctggatggcaggaagcttgacccctagtgatgtactgggccatacacactaccctctgtagcgccttatgttgaacagttgccataccaggtggtgatgcaaccggtcaggatgctctcgatagtgcagctgtagaactttttgaggatctggggacgcatgacaaatctttttaatctcctgagggggaaaatgtgttgtcgtgcactcttcacaactgtcttcaggtgtttggaccatgatggtttgttggtgatgatgctgttggagtcgtgcttggccacgcagtcgtgggtgaacagggagtacaggaggggactaagcactcaTCCATGAggtgcccccgtgttgaggatcagcttggcagatgtgttgttgcctaccctgaCTGCCTGgcggtggcctgtcaggaagttcagggtccagttgcggagggaggtgtttagtcccagggtccttagcttagtgatgacctccgggatgatggagttgatgtgagccatgaccagcctttcaaaacacttcatggctacagacgtgagtgctacggggcggtagtcatttaggcaggttaccttagtgttcttgggcatagggactatggtggtctgcttgaaacatgtaggtattacagactccgaCAAGGAgatgttaaaaatgtcagtgaagacacttgccagttagtCCGCGCATGcattgagtacacgtcctggtaatccgtccggcccctcggccttgtgaatgttgacctgtttaaaggtcctgctcacatcggctacggagagcgggatcacacagtcgtccggaacagctagtgctgtcatgcatgcttcagtgttggtTGCCTCGAAGCGACcgataaaaggcatttagcccatctcgtaggctcgcgtcactgggcagcttgccgCTGGGTtaccctttgtagtccgtaatagtttgcgagccctgccacatctgacgagcgtcggagccggtgtagtaggattcagtctTAGCCCTGTAATGGCcctttacctgtttgatggttcgtcagagggcagaGCGGGATGttttataagcgtccgggttagtgtcccgcttcttgaaagcggcagccctagcctttagctcggtgcggatgttgcctgtaatccacggcttctggttgggatatgtacatactgtcactgtggggatgtcATCAGTagacttattgatgaagccggtgactgaggtgtaATAATCCTCAATGCCGTtcaatgaatcccagaacatattctagtctgtgctagcaaaacagtctgtgctagcaaaacagtcccaaaacagtcctgtagcgtgtGCAATAAAGATGAATTTGTGCTGTTTCTTTACTGTACATTTTCAAACCTGTGTCCCCATGATGGCACAACAGTAGCCCGATGGTGTAGGCTACTGTGTTTATTTAAGTTTGTTACCAAAGCCCTATAAGCTAACATTAAAATCTGACAGGTAAAATGCTTTATTACTTCTTATAAGCATATATGagctttttaaaaacatttttttatttgacctttatttaactaggcaagtcagttaagaacaaattcttattttcaatgacagcccaggaacagaatgacagatttgtaccttgtcagctcgggggtttgaacttgaaaccttccggttactagtccaacgctctaaccactaggctaccctgccgctaatGACTTATGTGGTGTATAAGATTAGTTCACATTACTGTAGCCATACAATTATAGAATTATAGGATTTCTTTGACTGCGGCTGACACTTTCTGAATGAACCACCTTGATTTGGAGCCCTCACTTGAAATGTTATGCATTTTTTGCCTAAGACCTATTATGCGGCAACAAATGTTATGGAACAATACATGTATACCCTTTCATCTGATAGAATATGTAATTGGCCATTTGTAATACAACTCACATTTGTCTACCATATGGTGCCCTTTCTGGTCATTTGCGGAGATGGTGATAAGCCTCCTACCACAGGCACCATAAGCTTCTTTGAAAAGGTCTGACAATCAGGTTTGATATGATCCCGTGAATAGTGAAGTCCGTATCAAAACAGCTTCATGTACCTACATGGTATTACATCAGCCTGTCCGTGATACTGTACAAATCATAATATGTCCTGTGTAGCCTACATTCAGTGAATAAATGACTGAATCGTGTAAAGTGTTCTATTTTCTACTGGTAATAGTATGGTAGCATATTATTTGATGGTACTGTTTTTATGTGGTTTTTAATGGGACATTTTAACAATAGTTACTTTTGGTACTTACAAAAATAATTGGTTATTACAGTGTAATATACATTGTTACAGTTTGATCGTGTCTTTTTATTGTATGTATGGGATTTTCTGATTTTATTGAACAAATAGTGAATGAGGGTGACCGTGGGGAAAGTCGGAGACTTTTGTGTCAAAGGGCGGTAATCCCAATTCAAACCAATGCCGACACTGTAGACGTGTGGCGGAGGCTGCAGCATTAACACTAGACCAGCCATGCCACAACCAAGTCATTTCTTAGTAGGCCTAAATACCCAGGTGAAATGGACATTAACAATGGCCCTATTTCTAGGAAAGTAACATTTGTCTTCTTGGTCTTGTATTTGCAGATCTACCCGGCCTGTCGACCAAAAACAATGGCGCTAATCTCCCTCGAGGATCTTGACGGATTGGAGGATGAAGAGCTGGACAATGACATCACTGACAACCCTGAGCCAATGGAGGACGACGAGCAGCAGACGCTGTACACCCATTGGCAGGCGATCGCCAGCACACACCAGGTGTCCGTCCCCCGAGGTAAGCGAAATAGGCGGTGGAGTAAAATAGTCCCATTCGAGGTAGTTGCTTGGCAGCAGTGTATTTGGAGACAATCAGTCTGAGAAATCAGACTCTTTTCAACAGAACATGGTTTCTTCCAACAGTTTAAATAACATCTCAGATTCTAGTTGCTACATCTTGTCTGCAGTTCAGCAGTATGACTTGATTGTTATAGTGTGTGTATTGAAGTCTCTATCATGGCTTACTCAAATGGGTATCAGTTTAGGGTCTAGTGAGAAGCTTATAGCTATTAGAGCATGCCCATTTTCCTAGAGACTTGAATACTTGACATTAGCACTGTGTTCCTTTTATGAAGTATAAGCCAATGATGAATTTCCCCCCACTTCACTTGGTTCCGGTGAGGTTTTTGCCAGTGAGGTTTGCTCTCACACTGCTCTCTGtcatctttttttttaaaatgaaGAGGCCCCCTGTGTTGTTTTGATAGAAATGACAGGACCAATTCAAGAGCTGACGCAGCGGAACCAAGCccaagagagagagcaggtccCCTTTTCCTCCATCTCTCAGCATGAGAAGGTAAAGTATGTCTCCCTTCCACTTGATACCAATCTTAGGTCAGGATGACAATGGCAGATATGTTGTCTGGCTGTTCCATTTTCTGGGTCATCTGTCTATGTAATGGCAGGAAGTGAAGGAAAGTCTTTAGTAAAAGCTAAATGAAGCCATTTTTCTTGTTGTTCTTTTGAGTGTCTGGCACATGCACTTTTGAGTGTTTGAATAATAATTAAATAAATCATGAAAGCTGTGTGTATGAACACACGGATTTGTGTAAATGCCTGAGTGCAATGTGGTGTGTaaaatctgtgtgtttgtgttgcctTATGACCAGCCATGCGTTTGCTTGAGtgcaatttacagtgccttgcgaaagtattcggcccccttgaactttgcgaccttttgccacatttcaggcttcaaacataaagatataaaactgtatttttttgtgaagaatcaacaacaagtgggacacaatcatgaagtggaacaacatttattggatatttcaaacttttttaacaaatcaaaaacggaaaaattgggcgttcaaaattattcagcccccttaagttaatactttgtagcgccaccttttgctgcgattacagctgtaagtcgcttggggtatgtctctatcagttttgcacatcgagagactgacattttttccccattcctccttgcaaaacagctcgagctcagtgaggttggatggagagcatttgtgaacagcagttttcagttctttccacagattctcgattggattcaggtctggactttgacttggccattctaacacctggatatgtttatttttgaaccattccattgtagattttgctttatgttttggatcattgtcttgttggaagacaaatctccgtcccagtctcaggtcttttgcagactccctcaggttttcttccagaatggtcctgtatttggctccatccatcttcccatcaattttaaccatcttccctgtccctgctgaagaaaagcaggcccaaaccatgatgctgccaccaccatgtttgacagtggggatggtgtgttgcttttacgccaaacataacgttttgcattgttgccaaaaagttcaattttggtttcatctgaccagagcaccttcttccacatgtttggtgtgtctcccaggtggcttgtggcaaactttaaacaacactttttatggatatctttaagaaatggctttcttgccactcttccataaaggccagatttgtgcaatatacgactgattgttgtcctatggacaaagtctcccacctcagctgtagatctctgcagttcatccagagtgatcatgggcctcttggctgcatctctgatcagtcttatccttgtatgagctgaaagtttagagggacggccaggtcttggtagatttgcagtggtctgatactcctaccatttcaatattatcgctcgcacagtgctccttgggatgtttaaagcttgggaaatctttttgtatccaaatccggctttaaacttcttcacaacagtatctcggacctgcctggtgtgttccttgttctccatgatgctctctgcgcttttgacggacctctgagactatcacagtgcaggtgcatttatacggagacttgattacacacaggtggattgtatttatcatcattagtcatttaggtcaacattggatcattcagagatcctcactgaacttttggagagagtttgctgcactgaaagtaaaggggctgaataattttgcacgcccaatttttcagttttgatttgttaaaaaagtttgaaatatccaataaatgtcgttccacttcatgattgtgtcccacttgttgttgattcttcacaaaaaaatacagttttatatctttatgtttgaagcctgaaatgtggcaaaaggtcgcaaagttcaagggggccgaatactttcgcaaggcactgtatgttgggtgtgtgtgtgcgccgcTGTGTTTCAGCTTGAGAATCCATGCCATTGCTTGAGTGCTAAGTGAAGTGGAAGATCTCTTAAATTCCCTGGATAAcgaagtgtgtgtttgtctatttctTCAGATGGGCGAGGTGCTGTTTGAGGAGAGGGTGTACCCTGCAGGGAAGTGGGCGTGCATCACTGAAGGGGAGAAGCTGTACGAGCAGAGCATCTCCATGGGCTTTATGAAACTCATGAAATTCATCTGCAAGGAGAACTCTGTCGGTAAGGCCTTAGTGTTCATGTTACTGTGTAATTATTGATGTAAGTATAGTGCAACATCTATTGTAATCACTCATTGTTTCAACTATATTGTAATCATTCATTGTTCCACCCTACTTACagcagtaaccctaacccttatcatAACCCTAAGTACAGTGTATCCACAATTTATTGATTTGGGGCCTCCACTCTATTGTATATTATTTAGTCATTATTACACTGTACTTACATAAGTAATCCTAATCCTTACCATAGCCCTAAGGATAGTAAGAACAGTGTAACAATGAATAATCCTAATAGCACACTCTCGTGTCAACAGGACGCTATTTGGGAATGACTGTACCCATTGTGAACAGTATCCAAATGCTGGAGGACGGCAATGGCTTTCAGAAGGACATCTTGACAGCATACTACCTGCCTGCTCAGTTCCAGGCCAACCCGCCCCAGCCAACGGACCCAGACATCACCATACTCCAAAGGGAGGCTTTACGAGTCATCACCCTGTAAGGACACTCCCACCTCTGGCTGACTTCGATACTCAAGCCCCAGGCTTGATTTGAGGCCTATTCTACTTTGCCTGTGGTTTGGAGACCTATTCTGACCTATTTACATATCTACATGTAAAAATAGACAATGGATTTAGATAGACAATGTATAGCCAAAATGGGTGGAAATAATTAGTCAGATTAGTGATAATatccatgttttttttgttttactatattggctggtttcccggacacagattaaatcaaatcaaattgtattaatcacatgcgccgaatacaacagtgaaatgcttacttacaaacccctaaccaacaatgcagttaaaaaaaatatatatattttttttataagtaATACggataagaaataaaaggaacaagtaattaaagagcagcagtaaaataacattagcgagactatatacaagggagtaccagtacagactcgatgtgcgggggcactggttagttgaggtaacatgtacatgtgggtagagttattaaagtgactatgcatagatgataacagagagtacCGGTAGTGGTGGTGTAAAAGAGggtggggggcaatgcaaatagtctggttagccatttgattaggtgttcaggactcttatggcttgggggtagaagctgtttagaagcctcttggacctagacttggtgctccggtaccgcttgccgtgcggtagcagagagaacagtcatgtggctggagtctgacaatttgtaGGCCCCTCCTCTGACagcgcctggtatagaggtcctggatggcagggagcttggccccggtgatgtcctgggccgttcgcactaccctctgtagtgccttacggtcgggggggcgaacagttgccataccaggcagtgatgcaaccagtcaggatgctctcgatggtgtagctgtagaacctttttaaGCCCAGTCCTGAATTTAAAAGCAGTTTCAATGGAGTCTACATCGagcttcttttttgttgttgtccactactaggcttaatctgtgtgtGGGGAATCAGCCCAAACAGTATTAATTATGCTAACTTCTATAGATAATGGATACGCACTAGCTAGACTCACACACTACTTTGCTTGGTACGATGTCTGGGTAAAATACTGTAGGTAAAAAATAATCACATAATAGCAGTAATGCCAGTATTTATTTAAACACGAATAACAAATGCGGTCTTCTGTAGGACGTTCTTCGGCACCACCACGGAGGAGACAATCATGCCTCAAATCAACCTGCTGTGGGAGATGCTGGGCCCCAGCGAGGAGATGCATCGCAACTCCTACATGGTGGCCGTCTACGACAACCCTGGGGTGTCCTGCCGCAGAAACGAGATCTGGTTCATCCGACGAGACCCCTAAAGCTCTTATAACATCCTCCTGTATCATCCCGATTTGGGCGCTAACCCGAATAAAAGGGACAAACGGGGAAGGACTACCTGGACTTGGTCCAATAAGCAGCACTCCTTTTTAGTTTCTggtacaaaatgttttttttataaacTTTTGTTTTTGCGTGccataatgaacacaacccagatgATTCCTGTAATGGAGATAGAGTATGGATTAAAATGGGAGGAATGGCTCTTGGGTTGGTTTTAGCTGTAAAGATGACAAGATTACTTTAAAGATGGTATTAGGTATATAGTAGGTAtggaaaatacttttttttaacatTCACTGAGATTGTATGTTTATGCTCCAGGGGAGCACAAGGAAAGACTAACTTCAGTGGCATTTATACCATATACACAGCCAAATATGGTGTTTAAAATACAAGTATATTGTATCTCTGTGAAAAACTGTCTGGGAATTACAAGAGTTAACTCTTATATTTCCGT
This is a stretch of genomic DNA from Oncorhynchus clarkii lewisi isolate Uvic-CL-2024 chromosome 17, UVic_Ocla_1.0, whole genome shotgun sequence. It encodes these proteins:
- the LOC139370555 gene encoding heme-binding protein 1-like, with product MALISLEDLDGLEDEELDNDITDNPEPMEDDEQQTLYTHWQAIASTHQVSVPREMTGPIQELTQRNQAQEREQVPFSSISQHEKMGEVLFEERVYPAGKWACITEGEKLYEQSISMGFMKLMKFICKENSVGRYLGMTVPIVNSIQMLEDGNGFQKDILTAYYLPAQFQANPPQPTDPDITILQREALRVITLTFFGTTTEETIMPQINLLWEMLGPSEEMHRNSYMVAVYDNPGVSCRRNEIWFIRRDP